Proteins co-encoded in one Hemibagrus wyckioides isolate EC202008001 linkage group LG26, SWU_Hwy_1.0, whole genome shotgun sequence genomic window:
- the LOC131346638 gene encoding protocadherin Fat 4 has translation MNYICPALLLACVCVHTVQAAIGTSAINCDTGSNSNVGSTAEGYEGDVESLTSIGPGDDLRLEDHLFPFGKAFLELVYNPDGTSATIRTTKPLDADVLKESGGILYYSVTCGSTGFKNIRNLQVEDINDNAPIFEQKLYTTTVSETVPVDFLVLKVQAVDADVSPENSRLSYSILPPAPPEFEVRNDGTISLRRRLNYNTASAYNFTVKAADVHNLFNTTEVFIEVQDFDNMNPYFDHTLYRASIPENQVGVFTEVTPEAIKAQDGDTGINQPVVYSIITVTPAEYQPNFSIDQTTGVVSVMTELDREETETITLQIQAAQQDDDTKIANAVVLVTVEDVDDNAPEFDQSNYTAVIPENSPTDQFVLQARVTDLDQGGFVGTLRLIPDTVPFSISPDGSIRVKTPGELDRETTRGFVFQIEAREKSPSTHSTTADINVTLSDENDNAPVFGNTKYEGKVSLDQTVGMPVVKVEATDLDEGPNGEIRYFIDFGNEEGYFSINEKTGQILLNKTIPLQENTILQFLLYVTARDGGSVSRASSVLVDIKAPGDSRPQFLQKTYQGKVEEEKEAKTEIVKVTFLSVSPIVPVILTVETEADKFSIDQLTGMLMTKVKLDYEVQKNYTVLVSLSDGTNRDEASVHVEVLDINDNNPEFASSTIAVDIPEDAAIRDNVTRVEATDADSGLNAEIRYSLEVSAGMFSINPDTGLITVAAALDRETQDKYNLIVVAQDQGRPTRSATASVVVTLTDINDNVPIFSMQRYEASILENATAGMNVIGVNATDKDVGPNGVVTYHIAKQDPPSSPAAFSVDAVSGIISVAAQLDYSKARTYTLEVEGRDGGSPSLTGSAVVVVSVISVTNNPPKFSKEQYDVAVYENIAPGSALVSLEVTDGNEGGLFNGHFLLTSDVFSISKAGVVLLLSNSSLDRETRDNYVIEVVAVDQPVNGLSATALVNITVLDVNDNNPQYLVFQNPLSIPEHKTGEVTQIQVTDPDLGPNGEVSLTTYSYNEVFEFKSDGTLMVTGTLDREKQEIYDLVLVARDYGMPPRENITTLTIIVTDVNDNAPVFSQTSYSTRVLAKDVKKGDVVITVSATDRDTGNNSLIAYRLSKDSDMVDLNPETGAITWTRDLSNITKDLEIRLIAIATDHGTPPLNDTAMVTIEVRTIHLTEGIVFQNSTYYFTVKENEPKDTNVGKVKALTGSLLTEVTYSLMSHTNLFAVDQTGAIKTLKSLDKEEKETYIIKVEATDSEIPQNTAETTVVIQVEDVNEAPVFERETYTAEIFSIAPFRYPIVTLKASDPDVRDAEELRYLLQESTSLLGVDSISGQVYVLDLAGMGGKTVTNYVKATDKLGLSATAKIQVHVKESTSENVVVITLNQPVHTVEMKVTETEMSLEKVLGWIVHIISVRGEHGNEIGTRVMKNNTYKTYVSFVATDMGGVTISAEIVHEKLRSASESVKVELEKVFGPGVELDGLDKGSVEEGNSSDTVVIVLGVLLALSLITLIALVVVGVLKFKNMKDIDSDEESFNIGKPERCSVFTNEDSCKAKQDPQSGHSSRKASEVSEKRTREDTNFTSSL, from the exons ATGAACTACATCTGCCCGGCTCTGCTCCTGGCCTGCGTGTGTGTCCACACCGTACAGGCCGCGATCG GTACCTCAGCGATAAACTGTGATACTGGAAGTAACAGTAACGTGGGATCTACTGCAGAGGGCTACGAAG GAGATGTGGAGAGCCTGACTAGCATCGGCCCCGGTGATGACCTGAGGCTGGAGGATCACCTCTTCCCCTTTGGAAAAGCCTTTCTGGAGCTGGTCTATAATCCTGATGGAACCAGTGCCACCATCAGAACCACAAAACCCCTGGATGCTGACGTTCTGAAAGAG tctgGTGGAATTCTGTACTATTCAGTAACCTGCGGAAGCACAGGA TTTAAGAACATTCGGAACCTCCAGGTCGAGGACATCAACGACAACGCGCCGATTTTTGAGCAGAAACTCTACACGACCACCGTGTCTGAG ACCGTACCGGTGGATTTCCTGGTGCTGAAGGTGCAAGCGGTCGATGCTGATGTTTCACCGGAAAACAGCAGACTTTCTTACTCCATACTG CCCCCGGCTCCGCCTGAGTTTGAGGTGAGGAACGATGGGACCATCAGTCTACGGCGTCGGCTGAACTACAACACCGCCAGTGCCTACAACTTCACCGTGAAAGCTGCG GATGTTCATAATCTGTTCAACACCACCGAAGTCTTCATCGAAGTGCAAGACTTCGACAACATGAACCCGTACTTCGATCACACTCTGTACCGGGCATCTATCCCTGAGAACCAG GTCGGAGTCTTCACAGAAGTCACTCCAGAGGCTATAAAAGCTCAGGACGGAGACACAGGAATCAATCAGCCTGTAGTGTACAGCATAATCACCG TCACTCCAGCTGAATATCAGCCCAACTTCAGTATCGACCAGACCACCGGGGTCGTCTCCGTGATGACGGAGCTGGACAGAGAGGAAACAGAAACCATCACGCTCCAAATACAG gcagCTCAGCAGGACGACGATACTAAAATCGCCAATGCTGTTGTGTTGGTCACCGTTGAGGACGTGGATGACAATGCACCAGAGTTTGACCAGAGCAACTACACTGCAGTTATACCAGAAAATTCCCCCACTGACCAGTTCGTCCTTCAGGCCAGAGTCACGGACCTGGATCAG GGAGGATTTGTGGGAACGCTGAGGCTTATTCCGGATACAGTTCCTTTCTCCATCAGTCCAGATGGATCCATCAGGGTAAAGACGCCTGGCGAGCTGGACAGAGAGACCACCCGAGGCTTTGTTTTTCAG ATCGAGGCGAGAGAGAAGTCTCCCTCCACCCACAGCACCACGGCCGACATCAACGTCACCCTCTCGGACGAGAACGATAACGCTCCGGTGTTCGGAAACACAAAGTACGAGGGCAAAGTTTCCCTGGATCAGACTGTTGGCATGCCGGTTGTCAAG GTAGAAGCTACGGATCTAGACGAGGGACCGAACGGAGAAATCAGATACTTCATCGACTTTGGGAATGAAGAAGGTTATTTCAGCATAAATGAAAAGACAGGCCAGATATTGTTAAACAAGACCATTCCTCTCCAGGAGAACACGATCTTGCAGTTTTTGTTGTACGTGACAGCGAGAGATG GGGGCAGCGTGAGTCGAGCTTCCTCTGTTCTCGTGGACATTAAAGCACCTGGAGACTCTCGTCCACAGTTCCTTCAGAAAACATATCAAGGGAAAgttgaggaagagaaagaggcgAAGACAGAGATTGTCAAG GTGACTTTCCTGTCCGTGTCCCCCATCGTTCCCGTCATCTTAACCGTCGAGACGGAAGCAGACAAATTCTCCATAGACCAGCTGACGGGAATGCTCATGACAAAAGTCAAACTGGACTACGAGGTCCAAAAGAACTACACCGTCCTGGTGTCACTTTCGGATGGCACTAACCGCGATGAAGCCTCAGTTCACGTCGAAGTTCTGGACATCAACGACAACAATCCTGAGTTTGCATCCAGCACGATCGCCGTTGACATCCCAGAGGACGCGGCAATCAGAGACAACGTGACCCGTGTAGAAGCCACGGACGCAGATTCGGGGTTAAATGCTGAGATACGGTACAGTCTGGAAGTTTCTGCTGGGATGTTCAGCATCAACCCAGACACTGGTTTAATCACCGTAGCGGCTGCACTGGACAGAGAAACCCAGGACAAGTACAACCTCATCGTGGTCGCACAAGATCAAGGTCGTCCGACTCGTTCGGCAACGGCGTCCGTGGTGGTCACATTGACCGACATCAATGATAACGTTCCCATCTTTTCCATGCAGCGCTACGAGGCTAGCATCTTAGAAAATGCCACCGCTGGAATGAACGTGATTGGTGTCAATGCCACCGACAAAGACGTCGGTCCCAATGGTGTAGTGACCTATCACATTGCAAAGCAGGATCCACCTTCTTCACCCGCAGCCTTTTCCGTAGACGCCGTGTCCGGGATAATAAGTGTGGCCGCACAGCTGGACTACAGCAAGGCAAGGACATACACCCTGGAGGTGGAGGGGAGGGACGGAGGCAGTCCGTCTCTTACAGGCAGTGCGGTGGTGGTCGTATCGGTGATCAGTGTTACTAATAATCCTCCGAAGTTCAGCAAGGAGCAGTACGATGTGGCTGTCTATGAGAACATAGCTCCTGGATCTGCACTGGTGTCACTGGAGGTGACAGATGGCAATGAG GGTGGACTCTTCAATGGTCACTTCCTTTTGACCAGTGATGTTTTCAGTATTAGCAAGGCAGGCGTGGTCCTCCTGCTGAGCAATTCCAGCCTGGACAGAGAGACGCGAGACAACTATGTTATAGAG GTGGTGGCTGTAGATCAGCCAGTCAACGGCTTGAGCGCCACGGCCCTGGTCAATATAACGGTTCTGGATGTCAATGACAACAACCCGCAGTACCTGGTGTTCCAAAATCCTTTAAGCATTCCTGAACACAAAACAGGCGAAGTGACTCAAATCCAAGTTACTGACCCTGACCTCGGCCCAAACGGAGAGGTCTCCTTGACCACATACTCCTATAACGAAGTCTTTGAATTTAAATCG GATGGGACTCTAATGGTGACTGGGACATTAGATCGGGAGAAACAAGAGATTTATGACTTGGTCCTTGTGGCCAGAGATTACGGCATGCCCCCAAGAGAG AACATTACCACACTGACGATTATTGTGACTGACGTTAATGACAACGCTCCAGTCTTCAGTCAGACCTCTTACTCAACCCGTGTTTTGGCTAAAGATGTTAAAAAAGGAGACGTGGTGATAACCGTGTCCGCTACGGATCGAGACACCGGGAACAACTCTCTCATCGCGTACAG GTTGTCCAAAGACTCTGACATGGTGGATTTGAATCCTGAGACAGGAGCCATCACCTGGACTCGTGACCTTTCTAACATCACCAAGGACTTGGAAATAAGGCTTATCGCTATAGCAACAGATCACGGAACACCACCTCTGAACGATACGG CAATGGTCACGATTGAGGTGAGAACCATCCATCTGACAGAAGGCATCGTCTTCCAGAACTCCACCTACTACTTCACAGTAAAGGAGAATGAGCCCAAGGACACAAATGTGGGCAAGGTCAAAGCCCTAACAGGAAGCCTGCTGACTGAGGTCACTTACAGTCTGATGTCACACACCAACCTGTTCGCCGTGGACCAAACTGGAGCTATCAAAACTCTTAAGTCACTGgataaagaagaaaaggaaaccTACATCATTAAGGTGGAAGCCACTGACTCCGAGATTCCTCAGAACACGGCTGAAACCACG GTGGTGATTCAGGTAGAAGATGTGAATGAGGCTCCAGTTTTTGAACGTGAAACCTATACGGCAGAAATCTTCAGCATTGCCCCGTTCAGATATCCAATAGTGACCTTGAAG GCGTCGGACCCTGACGTCCGGGACGCTGAGGAGCTCCGCTACTTACTGCAGGAGTCCACTTCACTGCTGGGAGTTGATAGCATCTCTGGTCAGGTCTATGTGTTGGATTTAGCAGGAATGGGCGGCAAGACAGTAACCAATTACGTTAAAGCCACAGATAAACTCGGACTCTCCGCAACTGCTAAAATACAG GTACACGTGAAGGAGAGCACCAGCGAGAACGTGGTGGTGATCACACTGAACCAGCCGGTCCACACTGTCGAGATGAAGGTCACAGAGACGGAGAT gTCTCTGGAGAAGGTGCTTGGTTGGATCGTGCACATCATCAGCGTCCGAGGCGAGCACGGAAACGAGATAGGTACACGTGTAATGAAAAACAACACGTACAAGACATATGTCAGCTTCGTCGCCACGGATATGGGTGGGGTGACCATCAGCGCCGAAATTGTTCACGA GAAGCTGAGGAGCGCAAGCGAGAGCGTGAAAGTTGAGCTGGAGAAAGTGTTCGGTCCGGGCGTGGAACTGGACGGACTGGACAAAGGGTCTGTGGAAGAGGGAAACTCGAGCGATACAGTGGTTATTGTGCTGGGGGTGCTGTTAGCGCTCAGCCTCATCACTCTCATTGCTCTGGTGGTGGTCGGGGTCCTAAA GTTCAAGAACATGAAAGATATAGATTCAGATGAAGAAAGTTTTAACATAGGAAAGCCAGAGAGATGCAGCGT CTTCACGAATGAAGACTCCTGTAAAGCTAAACAG gacCCACAGAGCGGTcacagcagcagaaaagcatcagaaGTGTCTGAGAAGAGAACCAGGGAAGACACCAACTTCACCTCTTCGCTCTAA